The following proteins are encoded in a genomic region of Glycine max cultivar Williams 82 chromosome 18, Glycine_max_v4.0, whole genome shotgun sequence:
- the LOC102668250 gene encoding cell wall protein RBR3 — MDSGNSGSMQSSSTAGDEEYDSRADPSSSSSISAFFINSNPHPPPQQTTLATHVVGPPFSSQHHVFDPLSNYLDPTQRPPQSNQILNLDMVWSKVAARSDPGLSSFVPSSSPHNNNNNNQAFLLTQLGGAGGQSQPRGGGVNNVAVFPSTTLPLESGGGLPVNEQVNSSSTNTVVRNPKKRSRASRRAPTTVLTTDTTNFRAMVQEFTGIPAPPFTSSSSSSFPRTRLDLFASSNSIASSSSSSIIREQTQTPPYLLRPFAHKVQAQLPSSIPPPSSFPPMLNNYQQHSLNMQQNPILSFQSILQPQPLIGSKTQQPSLEIPPSAVDSSHLKMGGLEELGLSNAHDGGHHQNFNMVSSSSDGALSRVTNSNMRGGPSSADWALSQAQRIDNNDGGVLRSLGGATATLNYRSNVSDPRVKVTNNNSDFHGDKGPECAVAARSEGMVESWINCSSD, encoded by the coding sequence ATGGATTCGGGCAACAGTGGGAGTATGCAATCTTCCAGCACCGCCGGTGATGAAGAGTACGACTCACGCGCCGACCCATCATCGTCTTCATCAATCTCTGCGTTCTTTATTAACAGTAACCCCCACCCTCCACCACAACAAACAACGTTAGCAACTCACGTTGTTGGTCCTCCTTTCTCTTCTCAGCACCACGTGTTCGACCCTTTATCCAATTACTTGGATCCGACACAAAGACCGCCGCAATCAAACCAAATCCTCAACCTGGACATGGTGTGGTCCAAGGTTGCCGCCAGATCCGACCCCGGTCTTAGTTCCTTCGTACCTTCATCTTCcccacacaacaacaacaacaacaaccaagcTTTTCTGTTAACTCAATTGGGAGGAGCAGGAGGTCAAAGTCAACCACGCGGAGGAGGAGTTAACAACGTTGCTGTTTTTCCCAGTACCACTCTCCCTCTAGAAAGTGGAGGAGGATTACCAGTGAATGAACAAGTAAACAGTAGCAGCACCAACACGGTGGTTCGAAACCCGAAGAAAAGGTCAAGAGCATCTAGGCGTGCACCCACCACTGTTCTCACTACGGACACCACAAATTTCCGAGCCATGGTTCAGGAATTCACTGGCATCCCAGCACCTCCTTtcacttcctcctcctcctcctctttccCCAGAACCAGGTTAGATCTCTTTGCCTCTTCTAATtctattgcttcttcttcttcttcttccattatTAGAGAGCAAACACAAACACCTCCTTATCTTCTTCGCCCCTTTGCACACAAAGTTCAAGCTCAACTTCCTTCTTCAATCCCACCACCCTCTTCCTTTCCACCCATGTTGAACAACTACCAGCAGCACTCTCTCAACATGCAGCAAAACCCAATTCTCAGCTTCCAATCCATTCTCCAACCACAACCACTCATTGGTTCCAAAACTCAACAACCCTCATTGGAAATACCGCCTAGTGCTGTTGATTCTTCACACCTCAAGATGGGTGGGTTGGAAGAGTTAGGATTGAGCAATGCGCACGATGGtggtcatcatcaaaactttaaCATGGTTTCGTCTTCATCGGATGGAGCATTGTCAAGGGTAACCAACAGCAACATGCGTGGTGGTCCTTCTTCGGCAGACTGGGCCCTGTCCCAGGCCCAAAGAATTGACAACAATGATGGAGGAGTTTTGAGGTCTCTCGGTGGTGCCACTGCGACGTTAAACTACAGAAGCAATGTTTCGGATCCGCGAGTAAAGGTTACTAATAATAATTCGGATTTTCATGGAGACAAAGGACCGGAATGTGCTGTGGCCGCACGAAGCGAAGGTATGGTCGAATCCTGGATTAATTGTTCTTCTGATTAA